In the Drosophila gunungcola strain Sukarami unplaced genomic scaffold, Dgunungcola_SK_2 000001F, whole genome shotgun sequence genome, one interval contains:
- the LOC128263157 gene encoding LOW QUALITY PROTEIN: uncharacterized protein LOC128263157 (The sequence of the model RefSeq protein was modified relative to this genomic sequence to represent the inferred CDS: inserted 1 base in 1 codon), whose product MSERSKGDVSARINNNANPTRVVKNPLLSASVTGLSFDDFPNKPQLLPAAPPVVHATPPAPAPALIAGILNREPKSLVTVGQPSSIDDSEALDEINLNTSSDDSIGAGGGSSPYRGAGDPNANPLLEPPQEAGNDSLLSQAASSFTALPAVASNVFSTFSKRIYAGGSRESSEEPRLEIQPNYIQQASYAPPVAPVPAPFYAAPPAAAHEVVAPEPPKFYAPTEVPTPNIGLPPGPTPAAGNPNTYRLTARKKTYAPIPGFSEQSGQAGQLPQAPQAAPSFQTPPYPPQLQPTPAANPAFAPAPFDISAQPAPHPVEERKGGLFSLTSLVPTGVLQNISGLVQSATGLISEPTPQPNPPQTGGYFDISTGAPTSSTNLFGGPTPAPPSGGNYFVPSAATEVVAPNSVGNFFAPPVPPSGAPSSVAGFFTPAATSIAPGVVPPTDPSVFTGGVIPPAALPAVPTVPLSTPGVLAANLPSTSAVGVFFNPGAVPPSTTAGLPPANLPPAPAVGAFFTPAAVQPAVPASSHPNPLPGAPPVAAAPPPAAGQASYRLQKGTRLYKSPLTAQETAASTGFAAPLPTTSVPSAIFNPFGGPFNSGTQLESQSLQAVPLYTPPVYSPAVPTAEQVAEIGVGFSAPPAAIIASAAPPPAASIAPPPAASIAPPPAASIAPPPAASIAPPPATSIASVANPSVDIASVPHFAAPPTSSSAIPFFNPQSIDKEVPSALIQKEPSTALETLVQGPASDQGIPLFAPTSSASTFFNPPPLTETKEKYPTALIEKETASEQLIEEPLSIQGIPFFAPPPPATTGINLFTPQIEQENIKSTEESKQSEITGAPPAETTQSVVSSTAPPSSTPSSSFFAAQEVPLYCPAVIEPVSEDTPPTISETSAPSEPETAPSAPLEXKIPLFVPVPALSGQSQGVPLYPPPPTGSNDRSGLFAPPPAISSATDPVTSTVSSFFAPTQVDSTTSLFAPPPAANSSILSTSSTLFAPISTTQSSSELVDAPPGFLGTPEANTSHLFQSNSETQTVFSPFAQTKATPLIQETGQELVPPPIGFFAQPTEVEAPNHPPLAPSPLQSFFNPAPGAAASADFGFFGSPPAPSSAFPDLPVQQGIAPPPLAQEPPPQAVGSGIATAPLGFDLLSQSQQAQDQAPTSIENSYPNSSVNSFTGFFGGPSAPPPASAAPEPAPAPAAPALNCDPVNFFDQVPQTQSQIQQANEDQRIQNFFNNPPLQDQPAGPGELKYDIVHSGVAVRQLQERSQTPISNLVEPPSSACSEFSTLAPVPTQTDRQTGEDLLQQHLGELPEEILRELRMANASSDKGQVATPPVAIAYSPVVVHWFYKRSVDTKFIWTPFSHYDSALLETGLNLDDSTLVIPVEGGRYDVNIKERTKTPVYWEGKAIEVRRCSWFYKGVDSKYVPYTEDTAALLEAEYKRSAETGEWHQKIMLAGGEQVVFHGPTVIVHFLPQQNADTWGASTQGSMRPRVVKRDLDDFTIEQGESQRVDHLLFMVHGIGSACDLKMRSVEEVVDDFRVIAQQLVQSHYKNSTDMGLVGRVEVLPISWHGHLHSEELGIDEKLKSITLESIPRLRNFTNDTLLDVLFYTSPKYCQKIMNTVADALNDVYLKYRMRHPEFNGGVSLAGHSLGSLILFDLLCHQEPLKESEEENKENPDQLPQKQVSQKVQLPTSDLLPKQVSYAMGPEGTGQPVITYTQLIFHPKKFFALGSPIGMFVTIRGIDKLGLDFHLPTCPGFYNIFHPFDPVAYRIEALVNPDMNGIRPVLIPHHKGRKRMHLELKETMTRVGADIKQRFMDTFKTTLDSVNFLATVTKVKKEAEESLEKETSQTSSQALQKQMEDQDELSVASSSGKLRNRTDSNSTTASEPEFIELDFPLGKLNDSKRVDYVLQEAPLEFINEYIFALSSHVCYWGSEDTILFVMKEIYASLGISTDSQVPQSSMTIERPVSHESSVSHSLLPM is encoded by the exons ATGTCGGAAAGATCGAAAGGTGACGTGTCCGCTCGCATAAACAACAATGCAAACCCGACGCGTGTCGTTAAAAATCCACTTTTAAGCGCCTCCGTTACCGGGCTCAGTTTCGACGACTTTCCCAACAAGCCGCAACTGCTGCCCGCCGCCCCGCCCGTGGtccatgccacgcccccggcGCCGGCGCCCGCCCTCATCGCTGGCATCTTGAACCGCG AACCAAAATCATTGGTAACCGTTGGCCAGCCTTCGAGCATCGACGACAGCGAAGCCCTCGACGAGATTAACTTGAACACCAGCAGCGACGATTCAATTGGCGCAGGAGGAGGATCGAGTCCATATCGAGGAGCAGGCGATCCGAACGCCAATCCTCTGTTGGAGCCACCTCAGGAGGCGGGCAACGATTCGCTGCTGAGCCAGGCGGCCTCCTCCTTCACCGCCCTGCCCGCAGTGGCCTCCAACGTGTTCTCGACCTTCTCGAAGCGAATCTACGCCGGCGGCAGCAGGGAATCATCGGAGGAGCCCAGATTGGAAATCCAGCCCAATTACATTCAGCAGGCTAGCTACGCACCGCCAGTAGCTCCGGTACCGGCTCCCTTTTACGCTGCTCCACCAGCGGCGGCGCATGAAGTGGTTGCCCCCGAGCCGCCCAAGTTTTACGCACCCACTGAGGTGCCGACACCGAACATTGGACTTCCTCCTGGACCAACGCCGGCAGCGGGAAATCCTAATACTTATCGATTAACGGCCAGAAAGAAGACATACGCTCCCATTCCCGGATTTTCCGAGCAATCCGGACAAGCTGGACAGCTTCCACAGGCTCCTCAAGCGGCTCCATCGTTCCAAACGCCACCGTATCCTCCGCAGCTTCAGCCGACTCCTGCAGCAAACCCTGCTTTTGCTCCTGCTCCCTTTGACATATCAGCTCAGCCTGCTCCCCATCCCGTCGAGGAACGCAAAGGAGGACTTTTCTCACTGACCAGCCTTGTGCCCACGGGAGTTTTGCAGAACATCTCAGGCCTAGTGCAATCCGCCACTGGTCTAATCAGTGAGCCAACTCCGCAACCCAATCCGCCACAAACAGGAGGCTACTTTGACATTTCGACAGGAGCGCCAACTTCATCGACCAACTTATTTGGGGGTCCTACTCCAGCTCCGCCGTCAGGAGGTAACTATTTCGTGCCGAGTGCCGCCACCGAGGTAGTAGCTCCCAATTCTGTGGGAAATTTCTTTGCACCACCTGTTCCGCCGTCTGGAGCTCCATCATCTGTGGCAGGGTTCTTTACACCTGCAGCGACATCAATCGCCCCAGGTGTAGTACCGCCAACAGATCCTTCCGTTTTCACTGGAGGAGTCATTCCACCAGCTGCCCTACCAGCTGTTCCAACAGTACCTTTGAGTACACCAGGAGTATTAGCAGCAAATCTTCCTTCCACGTCCGCAGTAGGAGTTTTCTTCAATCCAGGAGCTGTTCCCCCTTCAACCACAGCAGGACTACCACCAGCAAACCTTCCTCCAGCACCTGCAGTTGGAGCGTTCTTCACTCCCGCAGCTGTGCAGCCTGCTGTCCCAGCATCTTCACATCCGAATCCCTTGCCAGGAGCACCGCCCGTTGCAgctgcaccaccaccagcTGCTGGTCAGGCTTCATATCGCCTGCAAAAGGGCACTCGTCTCTACAAGAGTCCACTGACGGCACAGGAAACTGCTGCTTCCACTGGCTTTGCTGCTCCATTGCCAACCACATCTGTGCCATCGGCAATTTTCAATCCATTTGGAGGACCATTTAATTCAGGTACACAACTGGAAAGCCAAAGCCTCCAAGCAGTGCCACTCTATACACCGCCGGTTTACAGTCCCGCAGTTCCTACCGCAGAACAAGTAGCTGAAATCGGTGTAGGATTCTCGGCTCCGCCAGCAGCTATCATTGCAAGTGCTGCTCCTCCGCCAGCAGCATCTATTGCTCCCCCACCAGCAGCATCTATTGCTCCTCCACCAGCAGCATCTATTGCTCCTCCACCAGCAGCATCTATTGCTCCTCCGCCAGCAACATCAATAGCAAGTGTTGCTAATCCATCAGTTGACATTGCAAGTGTTCCCCACTTCGCAGCTCCTCCAACATCCTCCTCGGCCATTCCCTTTTTCAATCCCCAATCGATTGACAAAGAAGTACCAAGTGCTTTGATCCAAAAGGAACCTTCGACAGCTTTGGAAACACTGGTCCAAGGGCCTGCATCAGACCAAGGAATTCCCTTGTTTGCTCCAACATCCTCGGCCAGTACCTTCTTTAATCCTCCACCGTTGACAGAAACTAAGGAGAAGTATCCAACTGCTCTGATTGAAAAGGAAACTGCAAGTGAACAACTGATCGAAGAACCATTATCGATTCAAGGAATCCCATTCTTTGCACCACCGCCTCCAGCGACAACGGGTATAAATCTTTTTACACCGCAAATTGAACAGGAGAATATAAAATCAACAGAGGAATCCAAGCAGTCAGAGATTACAGGGGCACCACCAGCAGAAACCACTCAAAGTGTTGTTTCGTCAACTGCACCACCATCTTCAACTCCCAGCAGTTCCTTCTTTGCGGCCCAGGAAGTTCCATTATATTGTCCTGCTGTTATCGAACCTGTTTCGGAAGATACTCCACCGACCATCTCGGAAACGAGTGCTCCATCAGAACCAGAAACAGCTCCATCTGCGCCATTGG GCAAGATTCCATTGTTCGTGCCAGTGCCAGCTTTATCGGGACAAAGTCAGGGTGTACCCTTAtatccaccaccaccaactgGATCCAACGATCGCAGCGGTCTGTTTGCTCCGCCACCAGCAATTTCAAGTGCTACTGATCCTGTAACTTCAACTGTTTCTTCGTTTTTTGCCCCCACTCAAGTCGATTCGACTACTTCCTTATTTGCTCCGCCTCCAGCTgcaaattcttcaattttatcAACGAGCTCTACGTTGTTTGCTCCTATATCAACAACCCAATCCTCGTCTGAGTTAGTGGATGCTCCGCCTGGTTTCCTTGGAACACCAGAGGCTAACACCTCACATCTGTTCCAGAGCAACTCCGAAACACAAACAGTTTTTAGTCCATTTGCGCAAACTAAAGCTACACCTTTGATTCAGGAAACGGGACAGGAACTGGTTCCACCTCCAATTGGATTCTTTGCACAGCCGACCGAGGTCGAAGCACCCAATCACCCACCACTTGCTCCATCGCCCTTGCAAAGCTTTTTTAACCCGGCACCCGGAGCAGCTGCATCCGCGGACTTTGGTTTCTTTGGAAGTCCTCCAGCACCAAGCAGTGCGTTTCCGGACTTGCCAGTTCAGCAAGGAATTGCACCGCCACCTTTGGCCCAGGAGCCACCTCCGCAGGCTGTTGGCTCAGGAATTGCCACAGCTCCTCTGGGATTCGATTTGCTGAGCCAATCTCAGCAAGCGCAAGACCAGGCACCAACTTCAATCGAAAATTCGTATCCAAATTCAAGTGTCAACTCTTTCACCGGCTTTTTTGGCGGCCCCAGTGCCCCTCCACCGGCATCCGCTGCACCTGAGCCAGCTCCAGCACCTGCTGCTCCAGCTTTGAACTGCGATCCGGTTAACTTCTTCGATCAAGTGCCCCAGACGCAGTCGCAAATCCAGCAAGCCAACGAGGATCAGCGCATCCAGAACTTCTTCAACAATCCGCCATTGCAGGATCAACCTGCTGGTCCGGGTGAACTCAAGTACGACATTGTGCACAGCGGAGTGGCTGTGAGGCAGCTGCAGGAGCGCTCGCAGACACCCATCTCTAATCTTGTCGAGCCGCCCTCGTCGGCCTGCTCTGAGTTCTCAACGCTTGCTCCTGTTCCCACGCAAACCGATCGCCAGACAGGCGAGGATCTACTACAGCAGCACTTGGGTGAATTGCCCGAGGAGATCCTCAGGGAACTCAGGATGGCCAATGCCAGCAGCGATAAGGGTCAGGTGGCGACACCTCCAGTGGCCATC GCCTACTCACCAGTGGTGGTTCATTGGTTCTACAAACGCAGTGTGGACACGAAATTCATCTGGACACCATTCAGCCACTATGATTCAGCCTTGTTAGAAACAGGCCTAAATCTGG ACGACTCCACACTGGTAATTCCCGTCGAGGGCGGCCGCTACGATGTGAACATCAAGGAGCGCACGAAGACACCCGTCTACTGGGAGGGAAAGGCCATCGAAGTAAGGCGCTGCTCCTGGTTCTACAAGGGCGTCGACTCCAAGTACGTGCCCTACACCGAGGATACGGCCGCTCTGCTGGAGGCCGAGTACAAGCGATCCGCGGAGACTGGCGAGTGGCATCAGAAGATCATGCTGGCCGGCGGCGAGCAGGTGGTCTTCCACGGACCCACCGTCATCGTGCACTTCCTGCCGCAACAGAATGCGGACACCTGGGGAGCCAGCACGCAGGGCTCCATGCGTCCGCGGGTGGTGAAACGGGATCTGGATGACTTCACCATCGAACAGGGCGAATCGCAGCGAGTGGATCACCTGCTCTTCATGGTCCATGGCATTGGATCGGCTTGTGACTTGAAAATGCGTTCGGTGGAGGAAGTTG TTGACGACTTCCGGGTTATTGCCCAGCAATTGGTTCAATCGCACTATAAGAACTCCACGGACATGGGCCTGGTGGGTCGCGTTGAGGTCTTGCCCATCTCCTGGCACGGTCACCTGCACTCCGAGGAGCTGGGCATCGACGAAAAGCTCAAGTCCATCACTTTGGAGTCGATTCCACGCCTGCGAAACTTCACCAACGACACACTGCTCGACGTGCTCTTCTACACCAGTCCAAAGTACTGCCAGAAGATCATGAACACAGTGGCCGATGCACTCAATGATGTCTATCTAAAGTACCGAATGCGGCATCCGGAATTTAACGGAGGGGTCTCGCTGGCCGGACACAGTCTCGGCTCGCTGATCCTGTTCGATCTGCTGTGCCATCAGGAGCCGCTCAAGGAAAGCGAGGAGGAAAATAAA GAGAATCCCGATCAACTGCCGCAGAAGCAAGTCAGCCAGAAGGTCCAGCTGCCGACCAGTGACCTTCTGCCCAAACAAGTCAGCTACGCCATGGGACCGGAGGGCACGGGCCAGCCCGTGATCACGTACACGCAGCTCATATTCCACCCGAAGAAGTTCTTTGCCCTGGGCTCGCCCATTGGAATGTTTGTGACAATCCGTGGTATCGATAAGCTTGGCCTCGACTTCCACCTGCCCACGTGTCCGGGTTTCTACAACATATTCCATCCCTTCGATCCGGTGGCCTATCGGATTGAGGCGCTCGTCAATCCGGATATGAATGGCATTCGGCCGGTGTTGATTCCCCACCACAAGGGACGCAAGCGGATGCATCTGGAGCTAAAGGAGACGATGACACGGGTGGGAGCGGACATCAAGCAGAGGTTCATGGACACGTTTAAGACCACGCTGGACAGTGTCAACTTCCTGGCCACAGTGACAAAGGTGAAGAAGGAAGCCGAAGAGTCGCTAGAAAAGGAGACTAGTCAG ACCTCTTCACAGGCCTTGCAAAAGCAAATGGAGGATCAGGACGAGCTCTCTGTGGCCAGCTCTTCCGGCAAACTGCGAAATCGAACCGATTCCAACTCGACCACGGCTTCCGAACCAGAGTTCATAGAACTTGACTTCCCGCTGGGCAAGCTGAACGATTCGAAGCGAGTGGACTATGTACTCCAGGAAGCGCCTCTGGAGTTCATCAACGAGTACATTTTTGCCCTGAGCAGCCATGTGTGCTACTG GGGTTCCGAAGATACGATCCTTTTCGTGATGAAGGAGATCTACGCCAGCCTGGGCATTAGCACCGACAGCCAGGTGCCGCAGTCGTCCATGACCATCGAGCGACCCGTCTCCCACGAGAGCAGTGTCAGCCATTCGCTGTTGCCGATGTGA
- the LOC128263160 gene encoding uncharacterized protein LOC128263160: protein MRFCFIFISLTLLSLVSGFPSELENNCELLEHVDTDDSWLNIFNNIRKSLEDAISRASYSEKCASQVEFLQSCLDRAKTISSTKEQMQYVLEFIEYQEMHAKREPTRTHTYLGKNMIHLFKRTLDKLTHLSRKLINVSEKLDDRFSKTIFRSRQYLFGHET, encoded by the exons ATGCGTTTCTGCTTCATATTTATTTCGCTAACTCTGTTG AGTCTCGTTAGTGGCTTTCCCTCGGAACTGGAAAATAATTGCGAACTCTTGGAACATGTTGATACAGACGATTCATGGTTAAATATATTCAACAATATCAGGAAATCTTTGGAAGACGCCATCAGTCGTGCATCATATTCTGAAAAATGTGCCTCTCAAGTGGAATTTCTTCAAAGCTGTCTAGATCGCGCCAAGACAATTTCTTCAACAAAAGAACAAATGCAGTACGTCCTTGAATTTATTGAATACCAAGAAATGCATGCCAAAAGGGAACCAACACGTACTCACACTTATTTGGGGAAAAATATgattcatttatttaagagAACCCTAGATAAACTTACACACTTAAGCAGAAAACTTATAAATGTTTCCGAAAAACTGGATGATAGATtcagcaaaacaatttttagaagTAGACAATATCTTTTTGGACATGAAACATAA
- the LOC128263158 gene encoding uncharacterized protein LOC128263158 isoform X1, translating to MILRTQLWLGVLLVALHLSPTVSGLDEDYGGEMVGSALGGNDEIYDPAQLDAEVESEMQQHRNSLDEDQTESSHTIELEMSTMRPMEGRMNTMAPYSEENTDAELMEDAPTQERVTKVDKPSRDYYYEDAAEDAMVASTTARVVTTMIPEYVRQAKAERYPQRDQEHNSSDEEEATKSVDEEQVEQHEPIPQAQIQQLPSQDKPNSFKYSAEEDYYDEPAEVKSPPTTTTTPLPILRARFGGFPWATTQAAPKPPAASPTTSTTSTTTTTTTTTTSTTTPSPRKQPKQIQVSGGSKPELLPADQLRNYIKDVYIRMPLAVIVDPSSASLEQAKRLYIDALQDKNIDIKIVLVTLNGAGAPSAFSFNNTREFIAGLNSTKEHEGGNSFVGVLHAAELVPYDSAVFISTAAIPPHTELVQDAAITLLKKRIRLFLLWYGERSGSENETEDAVGGILGEVAIRSGGEIIHIVSTEHGQHIAGNTLTLVADAYQGVQELDLPVDTTLSSLHVRIDANMRRASMETPNGEINLKKLAKFVGVNATETSNPQELDAYVPLNKLRRAAIFKLKLQPELNEKYNVFVRAERKADVFLGDIIKRIDSYYKSGQTKAKSAKIQFPDKEKDTEKLEEDVDSPKNEIETFSEKEIQRTPNLNQTLLGATTGQPRSTLNAMLLQRCGTKIELGTQSQLLVTAGQTASLLFEVTNMKSEAVYSTIQVTDERRFLVQLNPTRLNLRALETATVRLTVLVPTGTVQGTTDRITFTNYGRETSTLAVNLKVVSSIDAQDSTGPTLSWEFGSRCDYLTPESLNCGERFWTLDVTAQDWQSGMLRLQATPPEGLFYRNYFTAGSTEPLKATYMASCCEPKVSLVAFDAAGNQRSLTIDVRDVYLNEAAIAAICLGVILLILLIAALIWSIVWCCRRRKTTLELPTYRSHSTRSME from the exons ATGATTTTGAGAACGCAGCTCTGGCTGGGAGTGCTTCTGGTGGCACTGCACCTGAGTCCCACAGTTTCTGGCCTGGATGAGGATTACGGCGGGGAAATGGTTGGCTCAGCTTTGGGAGGCAACGATGAGATCTACGACCCGGCTCAACTGGACGCCGAGGTGGAATCGGAGATGCAGCAGCATCGCAATAGTTTGGACGAGGATCAAACCGAAAGTTCACACACCATAGAGCTGGAAATGAGCACCATGAGGCCCATGGAGGGTAGGATGAACACCATGGCTCCCTACTCCGAGGAGAACACAGATGCCGAGTTGATGGAGGATGCTCCAACGCAGGAGCGGGTAACGAAGGTCGACAAACCTTCTCGGGACTACTATTATGAGGACGCGGCCGAGGATGCGATGGTGGCCAGCACCACAGCAAGGGTAGTCACCACCATGATCCCCGAGTATGTGCGTCAGGCCAAGGCAGAGAGATATCCACAGCGAGATCAAGAGCACAATTCATCCGACGAGGAAGAGGCCACCAAATCTGTGGATGAAGAGCAAGTAGAGCAACATGAACCCATTCCGCAGGCCCAAATCCAGCAACTGCCCAGTCAGGACAAGCCCAATTCGTTCAAGTACTCCGCCGAGGAGGATTACTACGATGAGCCGGCGGAAGTGAAGTCACCTCCCACTACAACAACCACACCTTTGCCAATTCTGAGGGCTCGTTTTGGTGGATTCCCCTGGGCCACCACTCAGGCAGCCCCCAAACCTCCAGCTGCCAGTCCTACAACCTCAACTACTTCAACCACCACGACCACAACTACGACAACCACATCAACAACCACGCCCAGTCCCAGGAAACAACCCAAACAAATCCAAGTGAGCGGTGGCTCAAAGCCGGAATTACTGCCGGCGGATCAGCTCCGCAACTACATCAAGGATGTATACATTCGCATGCCATTGGCCGTGATTGTGGATCCTTCTTCCGCATCCCTGGAGCAGGCCAAACGACTTTACATCGATGCTTTGCAGGACAAGAACATCGACATCAAGATTGTCTTGGTTACGCTTAATGGAGCAG GGGCTCCCTCTGCCTTTAGTTTCAACAATACCCGCGAGTTTATTGCCGGGTTGAATAGCACCAAGGAGCACGAGGGCGGCAACTCGTTTGTGGGCGTGCTCCATGCCGCCGAGCTGGTTCCCTACGACAGTGCCGTTTTCATCTCGACAGCAGCGATACCACCACACACGGAACTGGTCCAGGATGCGGCCATCACACTGCTCAAGAAGAGGATCAGG CTGTTCCTTCTTTGGTATGGTGAGCGATCGGGCAGCGAGAATGAAACGGAGGACGCAGTGGGCGGAATCCTGGGCGAGGTGGCCATCCGATCTGGTGGCGAGATCATCCACATTGTGAGCACCGAACATGGACAGCACATAGCTGGCAATACG CTCACCCTGGTGGCGGACGCGTATCAGGGCGTCCAAGAGTTGGATCTGCCGGTGGACACGACGTTGTCCAGTCTCCATGTGCGCATCGATGCGAATATGAGACGGGCCTCGATGGAGACGCCGAATGGTG aGATAAATTTGAAGAAACTGGCAAAATTTGTCGGAGTTAATGCCACTGAGACTTCAAATCCCCAAGAATTGGATGCCTACGTACCACTTAACAAGCTGCGACGCGCGGCAATCTTCAAATTAAAACTACAGCCCGAATTAAATGAGAAATACAATGTCTTCGTGCGCGCCGAGAGAAAAGCGGATGTGTTTTTGG GCGACATTATCAAACGCATCGATAGCTACTACAAAAGCGGACAAACAAAGGCCAAGTCGGCCAAAATCCAGTTTCCCGACAAAGAAAAGGACACCGAGAAGCTAGAGGAAGATGTGGACTCGCCGAAGAACGAAATTGAAACCTTTTCGGAGAAGGAAATCCAAAGAACTCCGAATCTGAATCAAACCCTATTGGGTGCCACCACCGGACAGCCAAGAAGCACCCTAAATGCCATGCTTCTCCAGCGATGTGGCACCAAAATTGAACTGGGGACACAATCCCAGCTTCTGGTGACTGCTGGGCAGACAGCCTCGCTGCTTTTTGAGGTCACCAACATGAAATCGGAGGCGGTTTACTCCACCATTCAGGTCACCGACGAGCGGCGCTTCCTGGTGCAGCTGAATCCCACCAG ATTGAATCTGCGCGCTCTGGAGACGGCTACAGTGCGTTTGACCGTTTTGGTGCCCACGGGCACAGTTCAGGGCACCACTGATCGGATTACCTTCACCAACTATGGTCGCGAAACATCCACCCTGGCCGTTAATCTCAAAGTGGTGAGCAGCATAGATGCTCAG GACTCTACTGGTCCTACGTTGTCCTGGGAGTTTGGCAGCCGCTGTGATTACCTAACGCCCGAATCCCTTAATTGTGGTGAGCGCTTTTGGACGCTGGACGTCACCGCTCAGGATTGGCAGTCGGGCATGTTGCGTTTGCAGGCCACTCCGCCCGAGGGTCTTTTCTACAGGAACTACTTTACCGCTGGGAGCACGGAGCCGCTGAAGGCCACCTACATGGCCTCTTGCTGCGAGCCAAAGGTCTCGCTTGTTGCTTTCGATGCGGCAGGCAATCAGAGGAGCCTCACCATCGATGTAAGGGATGTGTATTTGAACGAGGCCGCCATTGCAGCCATATGTCTGGGAGTTATTCTACTTATTCTGCTGATCGCGGCCCTCATCTGGAGCATTGTGTGGTGCTGCCGGCGGAGGAAAACAACGCTAGAGCTGCCCACATATAGATCCCACTCCACCAGGAGCATGGAGTAG
- the LOC128263158 gene encoding uncharacterized protein LOC128263158 isoform X2, which translates to MILRTQLWLGVLLVALHLSPTVSGLDEDYGGEMVGSALGGNDEIYDPAQLDAEVESEMQQHRNSLDEDQTESSHTIELEMSTMRPMEGRMNTMAPYSEENTDAELMEDAPTQERVTKVDKPSRDYYYEDAAEDAMVASTTARVVTTMIPEYVRQAKAERYPQRDQEHNSSDEEEATKSVDEEQVEQHEPIPQAQIQQLPSQDKPNSFKYSAEEDYYDEPAEVKSPPTTTTTPLPILRARFGGFPWATTQAAPKPPAASPTTSTTSTTTTTTTTTTSTTTPSPRKQPKQIQVSGGSKPELLPADQLRNYIKDVYIRMPLAVIVDPSSASLEQAKRLYIDALQDKNIDIKIVLVTLNGAGAPSAFSFNNTREFIAGLNSTKEHEGGNSFVGVLHAAELVPYDSAVFISTAAIPPHTELVQDAAITLLKKRIRLFLLWYGERSGSENETEDAVGGILGEVAIRSGGEIIHIVSTEHGQHIAGNTLTLVADAYQGVQELDLPVDTTLSSLHVRIDANMRRASMETPNGDKFEETGKICRS; encoded by the exons ATGATTTTGAGAACGCAGCTCTGGCTGGGAGTGCTTCTGGTGGCACTGCACCTGAGTCCCACAGTTTCTGGCCTGGATGAGGATTACGGCGGGGAAATGGTTGGCTCAGCTTTGGGAGGCAACGATGAGATCTACGACCCGGCTCAACTGGACGCCGAGGTGGAATCGGAGATGCAGCAGCATCGCAATAGTTTGGACGAGGATCAAACCGAAAGTTCACACACCATAGAGCTGGAAATGAGCACCATGAGGCCCATGGAGGGTAGGATGAACACCATGGCTCCCTACTCCGAGGAGAACACAGATGCCGAGTTGATGGAGGATGCTCCAACGCAGGAGCGGGTAACGAAGGTCGACAAACCTTCTCGGGACTACTATTATGAGGACGCGGCCGAGGATGCGATGGTGGCCAGCACCACAGCAAGGGTAGTCACCACCATGATCCCCGAGTATGTGCGTCAGGCCAAGGCAGAGAGATATCCACAGCGAGATCAAGAGCACAATTCATCCGACGAGGAAGAGGCCACCAAATCTGTGGATGAAGAGCAAGTAGAGCAACATGAACCCATTCCGCAGGCCCAAATCCAGCAACTGCCCAGTCAGGACAAGCCCAATTCGTTCAAGTACTCCGCCGAGGAGGATTACTACGATGAGCCGGCGGAAGTGAAGTCACCTCCCACTACAACAACCACACCTTTGCCAATTCTGAGGGCTCGTTTTGGTGGATTCCCCTGGGCCACCACTCAGGCAGCCCCCAAACCTCCAGCTGCCAGTCCTACAACCTCAACTACTTCAACCACCACGACCACAACTACGACAACCACATCAACAACCACGCCCAGTCCCAGGAAACAACCCAAACAAATCCAAGTGAGCGGTGGCTCAAAGCCGGAATTACTGCCGGCGGATCAGCTCCGCAACTACATCAAGGATGTATACATTCGCATGCCATTGGCCGTGATTGTGGATCCTTCTTCCGCATCCCTGGAGCAGGCCAAACGACTTTACATCGATGCTTTGCAGGACAAGAACATCGACATCAAGATTGTCTTGGTTACGCTTAATGGAGCAG GGGCTCCCTCTGCCTTTAGTTTCAACAATACCCGCGAGTTTATTGCCGGGTTGAATAGCACCAAGGAGCACGAGGGCGGCAACTCGTTTGTGGGCGTGCTCCATGCCGCCGAGCTGGTTCCCTACGACAGTGCCGTTTTCATCTCGACAGCAGCGATACCACCACACACGGAACTGGTCCAGGATGCGGCCATCACACTGCTCAAGAAGAGGATCAGG CTGTTCCTTCTTTGGTATGGTGAGCGATCGGGCAGCGAGAATGAAACGGAGGACGCAGTGGGCGGAATCCTGGGCGAGGTGGCCATCCGATCTGGTGGCGAGATCATCCACATTGTGAGCACCGAACATGGACAGCACATAGCTGGCAATACG CTCACCCTGGTGGCGGACGCGTATCAGGGCGTCCAAGAGTTGGATCTGCCGGTGGACACGACGTTGTCCAGTCTCCATGTGCGCATCGATGCGAATATGAGACGGGCCTCGATGGAGACGCCGAATGGTG ATAAATTTGAAGAAACTGGCAAAATTTGTCGGAGTTAA